Proteins encoded by one window of Maliibacterium massiliense:
- the efp gene encoding elongation factor P yields the protein MISAGEFRKGVTIDIDGQVFVIVDFQHVKPGKGAAFVRTKIKNVMTGGVLERTFNPNDRFPRAHIETKEMEYLYCDGDLYYFMDTETYEQLPLNGSQVDDAMNYVKENTPVTIRFYKENPFSVEAPNFVELQVTEAEPGVRGDTASNVTKGAVLETGLRIQVPLFVNVGDTVRVDTRTGEYMERV from the coding sequence ATGATCAGCGCAGGTGAATTTCGTAAAGGTGTGACCATCGATATCGACGGCCAGGTGTTCGTCATTGTGGATTTCCAGCATGTGAAACCCGGCAAGGGCGCGGCATTTGTGCGCACCAAGATCAAAAACGTCATGACTGGCGGCGTGCTGGAGCGCACGTTCAACCCCAATGACCGTTTTCCGCGGGCGCATATCGAGACCAAGGAGATGGAATATCTCTACTGCGACGGCGACCTGTACTATTTCATGGATACCGAAACCTACGAGCAGCTGCCCCTCAACGGCAGCCAGGTGGATGACGCCATGAACTACGTCAAAGAAAACACCCCCGTGACCATCCGCTTTTATAAGGAGAACCCCTTCTCGGTGGAGGCGCCCAACTTTGTTGAGCTGCAGGTGACCGAGGCGGAGCCGGGCGTGCGCGGCGATACGGCTTCCAATGTGACCAAGGGCGCAGTGCTGGAGACCGGCCTGCGCATCCAGGTGCCGCTGTTTGTCAATGTTGGCGATACGGTGCGCGTCGATACGCGTACCGGTGAGTATATGGAGCGTGTGTAA
- a CDS encoding SpoIIIAC/SpoIIIAD family protein translates to MEIFQVAAIVILAATIALTLRQQRPEMALLLTLATGVLIFFMLLPALRAAVEATRSVADQVTGLSTIAFAVLRMLGIAYISEYGAQLCRDAGERALAGKMEMGGRVLILAMATPFISAILQAALALLGNGS, encoded by the coding sequence ATGGAGATCTTTCAGGTAGCAGCCATCGTGATACTGGCCGCCACCATCGCGCTGACGCTGCGCCAGCAGCGCCCTGAGATGGCGCTGCTGCTCACGCTTGCCACAGGCGTGCTGATCTTCTTTATGCTGCTGCCCGCCCTGCGCGCCGCGGTGGAAGCTACGCGCAGCGTGGCTGATCAGGTGACGGGGCTTTCAACCATCGCGTTTGCGGTGCTGCGCATGCTGGGTATCGCCTATATCTCGGAGTATGGGGCCCAGCTCTGCCGTGACGCGGGCGAACGCGCGCTTGCGGGCAAGATGGAGATGGGTGGCCGGGTGCTGATCCTTGCGATGGCAACCCCCTTTATCAGCGCGATTCTGCAGGCGGCGCTCGCGCTTCTGGGGAACGGGTCATGA
- the spoIIIAE gene encoding stage III sporulation protein AE: MRRGGWLRRALLALLLGVLLWPGAGALAWDGEEPTPQPTGEDAQQQLEEALREQADILDVSQMEQALLQMDERSREALGIKDFGSMMLDVATGRFLFDGQAFLQKAGGLLAREVRSNLAFITGVLGIGLICGLLQQLKDGLSAQGAGRIAYMACYALIMVLVMQRVTVLVGMAREVVLALSHWMTLLMPVLLLLLSTMGAAVSSGVFQPITVLMSNVVRVVMVDVMLPLTLSTSALTAVNRLGEQPRFEKMVHFLQSLIKWGLGITFTLFVGTLTIQGMAAASFDGLSMRTMKFTLSNMVPIVGSVVSDSLDTLIGCSMLLKNGVGITGVIIALCACLLPVMRIGITILGLRLCAAVLQPVSSGPVVQCLEEMSKVLQLLFSIVVAVAMMFFLAISLVVAAGNTAFMMR; encoded by the coding sequence ATGAGGCGGGGCGGATGGCTTAGGCGCGCGCTGCTGGCGTTGCTGCTCGGCGTGTTGCTCTGGCCGGGCGCCGGCGCGCTTGCCTGGGATGGGGAGGAACCCACGCCCCAGCCCACAGGGGAGGACGCCCAGCAGCAGCTGGAGGAGGCGCTGCGCGAACAGGCCGATATCCTAGACGTATCCCAGATGGAGCAGGCGCTTTTGCAGATGGACGAGCGCAGCAGGGAGGCACTGGGGATCAAGGACTTCGGCAGCATGATGCTGGACGTGGCCACGGGCCGGTTTTTGTTTGACGGACAGGCGTTTCTGCAAAAGGCGGGCGGGCTGCTCGCCCGTGAGGTGCGCAGCAACCTAGCTTTTATCACTGGCGTGCTGGGCATCGGCCTGATCTGCGGCCTGCTGCAGCAGCTCAAGGATGGCCTCTCCGCGCAAGGGGCGGGACGCATTGCCTACATGGCCTGCTATGCGCTGATCATGGTGCTGGTGATGCAGCGCGTGACCGTGCTTGTGGGCATGGCGCGCGAGGTGGTGCTCGCCCTGAGCCATTGGATGACGCTGCTGATGCCCGTGCTGCTGCTGCTTTTAAGCACCATGGGCGCGGCCGTCTCCTCGGGCGTGTTCCAACCCATCACGGTGCTGATGAGCAACGTGGTGCGCGTGGTAATGGTGGACGTCATGTTGCCACTGACATTGTCAACCAGCGCGTTGACGGCGGTCAACCGTCTGGGCGAGCAGCCACGCTTTGAAAAAATGGTGCATTTTTTACAATCGCTCATTAAGTGGGGGCTGGGTATTACGTTTACCCTGTTCGTAGGTACGCTCACCATCCAGGGCATGGCGGCCGCCTCCTTCGACGGCCTGAGCATGCGCACTATGAAGTTTACATTATCTAACATGGTGCCCATCGTTGGCAGCGTGGTCTCCGACTCGCTCGATACGCTCATCGGCTGCTCCATGCTGCTGAAAAACGGCGTGGGCATCACGGGGGTGATCATCGCGCTGTGCGCGTGCCTGCTGCCCGTGATGCGCATCGGTATTACGATCCTGGGCCTGCGGCTGTGCGCGGCGGTGCTGCAGCCCGTATCAAGCGGGCCGGTGGTGCAGTGCCTGGAGGAGATGAGCAAGGTGCTGCAGCTGCTTTTCAGCATCGTGGTGGCAGTGGCGATGATGTTTTTCCTGGCGATATCGCTGGTGGTGGCGGCGGGCAACACCGCCTTTATGATGAGGTGA
- the spoIIIAC gene encoding stage III sporulation protein AC codes for MNVDLVFKIAAIGILVSVLNQVLTRSGRDEMATLTTLAGLVIVLMMVINLIGDLFESVKTIFQLY; via the coding sequence GTGAACGTTGATCTTGTCTTTAAGATAGCGGCCATCGGTATCCTGGTCTCCGTACTCAACCAGGTGCTCACGCGCTCGGGCCGCGATGAGATGGCCACGCTCACCACGCTTGCGGGGCTGGTGATCGTGCTGATGATGGTGATCAATCTCATCGGCGACCTGTTTGAGAGCGTCAAAACCATCTTCCAGCTCTACTAG
- a CDS encoding stage III sporulation protein AB translates to MWVKALGAAVVLAGCTLIGVLRARRYQQRVQVLADMQRTLRQVRMQVWLQGAPLYMVLEPIARDVCAPVAHFLTSVCFQLSGNAQSLRQVWHNNVQASFVRHNSALGLEKEDIALIDQIGTYLGGGRDAQSEALELLEHALSKRVEQAQQARVRSAHLSIRIAALIGAMLALAIL, encoded by the coding sequence ATGTGGGTAAAAGCATTGGGCGCGGCGGTGGTGCTTGCGGGCTGCACGCTCATCGGTGTGCTGCGCGCGCGGCGCTACCAGCAGCGCGTGCAGGTGCTTGCAGACATGCAGCGCACGCTACGCCAGGTGCGCATGCAAGTCTGGCTGCAGGGCGCGCCGCTGTATATGGTGCTTGAACCCATCGCCAGGGACGTCTGTGCGCCTGTGGCGCATTTTCTCACCAGCGTGTGCTTTCAGCTATCGGGCAACGCGCAATCCCTGCGGCAGGTCTGGCACAACAACGTACAGGCGAGCTTTGTGCGCCATAACAGCGCCCTGGGGCTGGAAAAAGAGGATATCGCGCTCATCGATCAGATCGGCACGTATCTGGGCGGCGGGCGCGATGCACAGAGCGAGGCGCTGGAGCTGCTCGAGCACGCTCTGTCCAAGCGCGTCGAACAGGCGCAGCAGGCGCGCGTGCGCAGCGCACATCTGAGCATCCGTATCGCGGCGCTGATCGGGGCGATGCTCGCGCTTGCGATTTTGTAA
- a CDS encoding CD1247 N-terminal domain-containing protein — protein sequence MSMLKERVAYLKGLAEGMEFNPKSQEQKMMLQMLDVLGEMADAIDELEDSQAELQAYVEDIDEDLGSLEEDIYDEEQDDEDDDDFIELTCPHCNETVYYDIDSFNDADEILCPNCQEVIDIFADEDEDTQDEPEDKD from the coding sequence ATGAGTATGTTAAAAGAGCGCGTTGCCTATCTGAAGGGACTTGCCGAGGGCATGGAGTTCAATCCCAAATCGCAGGAACAGAAGATGATGTTGCAGATGCTCGATGTGCTCGGCGAGATGGCGGATGCCATCGATGAGCTGGAGGACAGCCAGGCGGAACTGCAGGCGTACGTGGAGGATATCGACGAGGATCTGGGCTCGCTGGAAGAGGATATCTACGACGAGGAGCAGGACGACGAGGACGACGATGATTTTATCGAACTGACCTGCCCGCACTGCAACGAGACGGTGTATTATGACATCGATTCGTTCAACGACGCCGATGAGATCCTTTGCCCCAACTGCCAGGAAGTGATCGATATCTTTGCCGATGAGGACGAGGATACGCAGGACGAACCGGAGGACAAGGACTAA
- a CDS encoding SpoIIIAH-like family protein, with product MKKRLNQKTVILIAMTALLVVTGALSIKYNQDNPTVNVNSTLTPKLSASPSAGVPSPSASGPSAAASPAASPSAGASPSAGATPSPSVSQQAQGEQGNGEASQSVGTFFADFRTERNSVRAQEVEYLDSIINNQSSEKDVVAQAQQEKLALTKYMEKEVTIEGLLKAKGFSDAIVTLHEGSVNVVVGASKLEDAQVAQILDIVKRESGEKAENIKIIPAA from the coding sequence ATGAAAAAACGCTTGAATCAGAAAACCGTGATCCTCATTGCCATGACGGCGCTGCTCGTCGTCACCGGCGCGCTGAGCATCAAGTATAATCAGGATAACCCAACGGTCAATGTAAACAGCACGCTGACGCCCAAGCTCTCCGCCTCGCCCAGCGCAGGCGTGCCGTCCCCCAGCGCTAGCGGGCCCAGTGCCGCGGCGAGCCCTGCCGCCAGCCCCTCGGCAGGCGCGTCGCCCAGCGCCGGGGCCACGCCCAGCCCCAGCGTCTCCCAGCAGGCCCAGGGCGAGCAGGGCAACGGCGAGGCGTCCCAGTCGGTAGGTACCTTCTTTGCGGATTTCCGCACCGAGCGCAACAGCGTGCGCGCCCAGGAGGTGGAGTACCTCGACTCCATCATCAACAACCAGTCCTCGGAAAAGGACGTGGTGGCCCAGGCGCAGCAGGAGAAATTGGCGCTGACCAAGTACATGGAAAAAGAGGTCACCATTGAGGGGCTGCTCAAGGCCAAGGGATTCAGCGACGCCATCGTCACCCTGCATGAGGGATCGGTCAACGTGGTAGTAGGCGCAAGCAAGCTGGAGGACGCGCAGGTGGCGCAGATTCTGGATATCGTCAAGCGCGAGTCGGGCGAAAAGGCGGAGAATATCAAGATCATCCCGGCGGCATAA
- the spoIIIAA gene encoding stage III sporulation protein AA, whose product MIPSAWTQMLRVMPRALQACLQALPEQTVDALEEVRIRAGAPIELVFHKQSLQQRTLLQGQPDVDTSLCQRLMEGICQHSIYAVEDQLRQGYVSLAHGLRVGVAGHVVLRKGESVAFIAPASSFCFRMGRAVAGCADAVLPYVKQLGMYVNTLVLSPPRAGKTTLLRDMARVASVQGRHVVLVDERGELSGSEQGVSQFDLGPCCDVLEGAPKAEGMMMMIRSMAPDILVTDEIGRQEDVSALIEACNAGVCVFASAHASSLETAKARPMLASCLAQQLFRRIVVLSRRRGAGTLEQIIDAQSGRDLLPQRAQARLGKEAVPCG is encoded by the coding sequence ATGATACCAAGCGCATGGACGCAGATGCTGCGCGTGATGCCGCGCGCACTGCAGGCGTGCCTGCAGGCGCTGCCCGAGCAGACGGTCGACGCGCTGGAGGAGGTGCGCATCCGTGCTGGTGCGCCGATTGAACTGGTCTTCCATAAGCAGTCCCTGCAGCAGCGCACGCTGTTGCAGGGGCAGCCCGATGTGGACACATCGCTCTGCCAGCGGCTGATGGAGGGGATATGCCAGCACTCGATCTACGCGGTGGAGGACCAGCTGCGCCAGGGCTACGTATCGCTGGCGCACGGGCTGCGCGTGGGCGTGGCAGGCCATGTGGTGCTGCGCAAGGGAGAGAGCGTGGCGTTCATCGCGCCGGCCAGCAGCTTCTGCTTCCGCATGGGACGTGCCGTGGCGGGCTGCGCGGACGCGGTGCTGCCCTATGTAAAACAGCTGGGTATGTATGTAAACACGCTGGTGCTCTCACCGCCGCGCGCGGGCAAGACGACACTGCTGCGCGATATGGCGCGCGTCGCCTCCGTGCAGGGCAGGCATGTGGTGTTGGTTGACGAACGCGGGGAGCTCTCCGGCAGCGAGCAGGGCGTCTCGCAGTTTGACCTGGGCCCCTGCTGCGACGTGCTGGAGGGCGCGCCCAAGGCGGAGGGCATGATGATGATGATCCGCTCCATGGCGCCGGACATTCTGGTTACCGACGAGATTGGCAGGCAGGAGGACGTCTCGGCGCTGATAGAGGCGTGCAACGCGGGCGTCTGCGTGTTTGCCTCCGCGCACGCCTCCTCGCTCGAAACGGCCAAGGCACGCCCCATGCTGGCCAGCTGCCTTGCGCAGCAGCTGTTCCGGCGCATCGTGGTGCTCTCACGCCGCCGCGGGGCAGGCACGCTGGAGCAAATCATCGATGCGCAAAGCGGCAGGGACCTGCTGCCCCAGCGCGCGCAGGCGCGCCTGGGCAAGGAGGCGGTTCCATGTGGGTAA